From the Mahella australiensis 50-1 BON genome, the window ATCGAACGTGGCAATATAGGTTATAATAACGTTAAAGTATTGGTTAAGCCTATTTCCGATGGCAGCTTTGGAATTGGTTTCTTCAATATGGGAGATACCGATGCCAGAGGCTCTTTACAATTTTGGGATATTGGTTTACCTTCTCTAACCGGCTATGGCTTTAAAATGAGAGATCTATGGGAACATGAAGATATCGGGGTTTATAAAGAAAATTACACATGTGATTTGAAACCACATCATTGTAAAGTATTTAGAGCAAAGCTGGTAAAAGACTAAAATAAGTATACTATACCGGGAGGAATTTATAATGCGTTTAGGTGGTCCTATATTTGATGATTATTGCGACCCTGAAACTTGGATACAAGCGCTGAAACGTCATGGGTATAGAGCTGCGATTTGGCCTCTTGCCGCCGATGCCGGAGGACATGAGTTGGAGGCTTATGTAGAAGCTGCAGCTAGTGCCGATGTAGTTATAGCCGAAGTAGGAGCATGGAGCAATCCATTGAGCGGAAATGAGACGGAACGTCGTGATGCTATAGCTTTATGCCAGCGACAACTGGATTTAGCCGACAAGGTAGGAGCGCGTTGTTGCGTGAATATTGCTGGTTCACGTGGCGAGCAATGGGATGGTCCTCATCCCGATAATTTGGCGCAAGAAACGTTCGATATGATAGTGGATACGGTCAGAGAAATAATAGATGCTGTAAAACCATCGCGTGCTTTTTATACGCTGGAGCCTATGCCCTGGATATATCCTGATTCGGCTGAAAGTTATTTAGATCTATTGCGTGCTATAGATCGACCTCAGTTTGCTGTGCATTTTGACCCTGTGAACCTTATAAACAGTCCCGCTCGTTATTATAATAATGGCACATTTATATGCGATTTTATAGACAAACTTGGACCGTATATAAAAAGTTGCCATGCCAAAGATACACTGCTTTCGGGTAAGCTTACGGTACATTTGGACGAGGTGCGCGCCGGCTTGGGATACTTGAATTATGCCGTTCTTTTACAACGTCTCGATGCGTTGGATAGCGATATGCCGCTAATCATAGAACATTTGTCATCTGATGATGAATGCGTACAGGCTGCCGATTACATTGGTGCGGTGGCTAAGAATATCGGTGTACGGCTATAAAGACATTAAGGGGCAAGGCAAACCAGCTTTGCTGGCCCTTGATGTCCACTTTGCTATTGCAATTATACGAATAATAATGTAAAATAAAATGCGTTAAGAGGGAGTAGTTGCCCTTAACAGGGCCGATGGAATCAACATGCTGGCTTATGCCTGGTTCCATCGATCGGTGTACCGAGAATGAGACTTTTAGCAGGATGAATAATTCTGCTAAAAGTCTTTTTGTTTACATAAACTTGAAAGGGTGATACATATGAATTGGAAATTGTTTCTTATAGCCTTTGGCATGTTGTTTTTGGCTGAAATGGGTGACAAAACACAATTAGCTGTATTTACGCTGGTGACACAGCATAAACAGCCTCTGCCCATATTTCTCGGCGCCTCTGCAGCGCTAGTAGTGGTGACCCTTATAGGAGCGCTGTTTGGAGACGTTGTGGCAAAATATGTACCTCAAGCCGTTTTGCAACTTATTGCCGGTGGCTTATTTGTAGCTATAGGTATATTCGTGTTATGGGGAGCGGTTCCGGAATTCATAAGAACATATCTGCATTGAAAAATTGTTCTTGCTAACCGCAGTATAAGGTGCTACAATAGAATATATAGTATAGTATATTATATAATATACTATATATAGTATGTATATGCTGGAGGTTGGACTTATGATAACATCTATGATAACATCTATAAAAAAGCGCGATGGCCGTATCGTGGAATTTCAACGCAGTAAGATAGAGGATGCTATATTCAAGGCTGCACAAGCGGTGGGCGGTAGCGATCGCAGTATAGCGGTACGCCTTACCGATAAAGTAGTGGATATGCTGCTTCAAAGATTTGACGGCGGCATGCCTTCGGTGGAAGATGTCCAGGATATAGTAGAAAAAGTCCTTATAGAAGAGGGTTATGCCAGAACGGCCAAAGCCTATATATTGTACCGCAAGCAGCATCAAGATATACGTGAGATAAAGAAAGCGTTGCTTGATGTGGAAGATTTGGTGGACCAATATATAGGCAAAATGGATTGGCGTATCAATGAGAACAGCAATATGGGCTATTCGCTCCAAGGATTAAATAACCATATATCCACTACTGTGACATCGTCCTATTGGCTTAACAAAATCTATCCGGTGGAGGTGCGCAATGCCCATGTCAATGGTGATTTGCACATACATGACCTCGGCTTGCTCTCAGCCTACTGTTGTGG encodes:
- a CDS encoding TMEM165/GDT1 family protein, coding for MNWKLFLIAFGMLFLAEMGDKTQLAVFTLVTQHKQPLPIFLGASAALVVVTLIGALFGDVVAKYVPQAVLQLIAGGLFVAIGIFVLWGAVPEFIRTYLH
- a CDS encoding sugar phosphate isomerase/epimerase family protein: MRLGGPIFDDYCDPETWIQALKRHGYRAAIWPLAADAGGHELEAYVEAAASADVVIAEVGAWSNPLSGNETERRDAIALCQRQLDLADKVGARCCVNIAGSRGEQWDGPHPDNLAQETFDMIVDTVREIIDAVKPSRAFYTLEPMPWIYPDSAESYLDLLRAIDRPQFAVHFDPVNLINSPARYYNNGTFICDFIDKLGPYIKSCHAKDTLLSGKLTVHLDEVRAGLGYLNYAVLLQRLDALDSDMPLIIEHLSSDDECVQAADYIGAVAKNIGVRL